From the Elusimicrobiota bacterium genome, one window contains:
- a CDS encoding AraC family transcriptional regulator — MKTKNSSENKKPINLIDISYVGPSPIWGKNGHYHFFHELVIVLKGPLLVNILGKTVRASYGDILFYNEGVPHKEHSYRGKRVEVICISWEEKRKINFPVLTHDTNGNITYLAKWACKQDQSSYPYKRLMQDKIFEVIRVELAKISESEKEHHLIKKIKNFMLHNFNKSLTLENLANYARIKKHYFLKKYKKLTGRTPMDDLRNIRLEIAKDMILTSTLPLKDISTKVGFNNVHLFSELFQKYFNMPPGHFQKSTSFRRNTVFL; from the coding sequence ATGAAAACAAAAAACTCCTCAGAAAATAAAAAACCAATTAATTTAATTGATATATCGTATGTCGGTCCAAGTCCTATCTGGGGAAAGAACGGACATTATCATTTTTTTCACGAACTCGTAATTGTTCTTAAGGGTCCTTTGCTTGTTAATATATTAGGGAAAACTGTTCGTGCGAGTTATGGTGATATCTTATTTTATAACGAAGGCGTACCCCACAAAGAACATTCCTATCGCGGAAAGCGAGTTGAAGTTATCTGTATCTCCTGGGAAGAAAAAAGAAAAATTAATTTCCCTGTTTTAACTCATGATACAAACGGGAATATTACTTATTTGGCTAAATGGGCATGTAAACAAGACCAGTCAAGTTACCCCTATAAACGTTTAATGCAAGATAAAATTTTTGAAGTTATACGTGTTGAATTAGCAAAAATTTCCGAATCCGAAAAAGAACACCATCTTATCAAGAAAATAAAAAACTTTATGCTGCATAATTTCAACAAGTCACTAACACTGGAAAACTTGGCAAATTATGCCCGCATTAAAAAACATTATTTCTTAAAGAAATATAAAAAACTTACAGGACGAACTCCAATGGACGATTTAAGAAATATTCGTCTTGAAATCGCTAAAGATATGATTTTAACTTCAACTTTACCGCTAAAAGATATTTCCACTAAGGTAGGGTTTAATAATGTACACCTCTTTTCAGAACTATTTCAGAAGTATTTCAACATGCCTCCAGGTCACTTTCAAAAAAGCACATCTTTTCGCAGAAACACCGTTTTCTTGTAA
- a CDS encoding PorV/PorQ family protein yields MRKMLNAVMLIVMVIGTICTGKVDADVGTSAMEFLKVGIGAKQEGMGGAQVAVAEDVNSVYWNPAGLGSVSATELSFMHLSLFEGISYEYLAVGHPINESSTIGLQIMYVSYGSMDKTLEDANGGYDAVGSVGSFNAKDMGGAISYGKQIDETINVGGSLKMVSQKIDSDSASGFGLDFGVEYVPVKGGLQLGLAVQNLGGKVGSDSLPGNIKAGLGKKLSAFEGENNLTVAADVNYGLDSAITKENIGLELLIAEMIAIRAGYKLGYDEETYTLGGGFKITGESSTFNIDYAFVPTKDLGDTHRISLGIRFGAKE; encoded by the coding sequence ATGCGCAAGATGTTAAATGCAGTAATGTTGATAGTAATGGTTATAGGTACTATATGTACGGGTAAAGTAGATGCCGATGTCGGTACTTCAGCTATGGAGTTTTTAAAAGTAGGAATAGGTGCAAAGCAGGAAGGTATGGGTGGTGCACAGGTAGCAGTAGCCGAAGATGTAAATAGTGTGTATTGGAACCCTGCTGGGTTAGGTTCAGTAAGTGCTACCGAACTATCATTTATGCATTTATCACTTTTTGAAGGAATAAGTTATGAGTATTTGGCAGTAGGACATCCGATTAATGAAAGTTCAACAATAGGCTTACAAATAATGTATGTAAGTTATGGCAGTATGGATAAGACATTAGAAGATGCCAATGGTGGTTATGATGCTGTTGGTAGTGTAGGTAGTTTTAACGCAAAAGACATGGGTGGAGCAATAAGTTATGGCAAACAGATAGATGAAACAATAAATGTAGGCGGTAGTTTGAAGATGGTAAGCCAGAAGATAGATAGTGACAGTGCATCAGGGTTTGGATTAGATTTTGGAGTAGAATATGTTCCTGTAAAAGGCGGGTTACAATTAGGGTTAGCAGTCCAGAACTTAGGCGGGAAAGTAGGCAGTGACAGTTTGCCCGGCAATATAAAAGCGGGATTAGGCAAGAAGCTATCAGCATTTGAAGGTGAGAACAATTTGACGGTAGCAGCAGATGTAAATTATGGATTAGACAGTGCAATTACAAAAGAGAATATAGGTTTAGAATTATTAATAGCAGAGATGATAGCAATTCGAGCAGGCTACAAGCTCGGATATGACGAAGAGACATACACATTAGGCGGCGGGTTTAAGATAACCGGTGAAAGCTCAACATTCAATATAGATTATGCATTTGTCCCGACAAAAGATTTAGGAGACACACACAGGATATCGCTTGGTATAAGGTTCGGGGCAAAAGAATAA